In Alkalihalobacterium alkalinitrilicum, a genomic segment contains:
- a CDS encoding winged helix-turn-helix transcriptional regulator, producing the protein MMNHTAINCEKELTLSVIGGKWKLIILWHLGNDGTKRFSELKKLVPNVTQKMLTNQLRELEEDQLITRKVYPEVPPRVEYSLTEHGESLIPILKMMYKWGKNYMEVIK; encoded by the coding sequence ATGATGAATCATACAGCTATTAATTGTGAAAAGGAACTAACCTTATCTGTTATAGGAGGGAAATGGAAGCTGATCATTCTCTGGCATTTAGGAAATGATGGCACAAAGCGATTTAGCGAGCTTAAAAAGCTAGTTCCAAACGTTACACAAAAAATGCTAACAAACCAGCTACGTGAATTAGAAGAGGATCAACTGATTACTCGAAAAGTGTATCCTGAGGTACCTCCGCGTGTAGAATACTCATTAACAGAGCATGGAGAAAGTCTAATACCTATATTAAAAATGATGTATAAATGGGGAAAAAATTATATGGAAGTTATAAAATAA
- a CDS encoding spore germination protein — MRRKKGKNSINMEHGKIKDTTQDTTLTIDVLKEKLINIEDAEIIEHQFNQDELVTVLYIRTLVDEERFNESIIAPLNRCTYKTLYACIDNSKVTIITSLEDALNKLFSGSIILYDSTKIQWLSVQLENSLHRAIQTSSTETVIYGAKDSFIENISHNILMIRRRLAIPELKSEKFTVGYLSKTTVVLMYIEGITNPEIITYARKKIKNINFDQFLDSSQIAAFIEDHQYSIFPQFLQTDRPDACAFALGEGKITILVNNTPFALIAPITFFHLFQSPEDYFLRWPIASFLRLVRYVSFILSMILIPAYVALTTHHYQIIPLQILFVILESRSKLPFTPFWEALLMLITLEIIKEASLRMPTKTSQTLGVIGGIVVGQAAVEAGFASKVLIVLMGISAIAFFLVPNYLMTKANVLIQFSLLLLASFMGIFGLMLGAVVALAHLNSLTSLKQPYLAPFAPFYWKDWIDLFIRGPLTWMTTRPNYLKTLQKWRYSSRR, encoded by the coding sequence ATGCGTCGAAAAAAAGGAAAAAATAGTATAAATATGGAGCATGGCAAGATAAAAGATACTACTCAAGATACTACATTAACCATAGATGTCCTAAAAGAGAAACTTATTAATATAGAAGATGCAGAAATTATTGAGCATCAATTTAATCAAGATGAACTAGTTACCGTACTATACATACGTACGTTAGTCGATGAAGAGCGTTTCAATGAGTCAATAATTGCCCCATTAAATCGTTGTACTTACAAAACTCTCTATGCTTGTATTGATAACTCCAAAGTAACAATTATCACTTCATTGGAAGACGCACTAAATAAACTGTTTAGTGGTTCGATTATTCTATATGATTCAACAAAAATTCAATGGTTGTCAGTTCAGCTTGAAAATTCATTACACCGTGCGATTCAAACCTCTAGTACAGAAACCGTCATTTACGGTGCGAAAGATAGCTTTATCGAAAATATTAGTCACAATATTTTGATGATCCGTAGAAGACTTGCTATACCTGAGCTAAAATCAGAAAAGTTTACCGTTGGTTATCTTAGTAAAACAACGGTTGTCCTAATGTATATCGAAGGTATAACTAATCCAGAGATTATAACTTATGCTAGAAAAAAAATTAAAAATATTAATTTTGATCAATTTCTAGATTCATCACAAATTGCCGCTTTTATAGAAGACCATCAGTATAGTATTTTTCCGCAGTTCCTTCAAACCGATCGACCAGATGCATGTGCATTTGCTTTGGGTGAAGGTAAAATTACAATCCTGGTTAATAATACACCTTTTGCTCTTATTGCTCCCATCACATTTTTTCATCTGTTTCAATCTCCAGAGGATTACTTTCTTCGTTGGCCAATTGCAAGCTTTCTGCGTTTGGTTCGCTATGTAAGCTTTATTCTTTCGATGATATTAATCCCTGCATATGTTGCCTTAACGACACATCATTATCAAATCATTCCTCTGCAAATTCTCTTTGTGATCTTGGAGTCTAGGAGCAAGCTCCCCTTTACTCCATTTTGGGAGGCCTTGTTGATGTTAATTACCTTAGAAATTATAAAAGAAGCTAGTCTTAGGATGCCAACTAAAACGAGTCAAACATTAGGTGTAATTGGTGGCATTGTCGTAGGACAAGCGGCTGTAGAGGCAGGCTTTGCCAGTAAAGTATTAATCGTGTTAATGGGTATTTCAGCCATTGCCTTCTTTTTGGTTCCCAATTATTTAATGACTAAAGCTAATGTCTTAATCCAATTTTCATTACTATTGCTAGCCTCTTTTATGGGCATTTTCGGGCTAATGTTAGGGGCCGTTGTTGCACTAGCACATCTCAATAGTCTTACCTCGTTAAAACAACCTTACTTAGCACCATTTGCTCCATTTTATTGGAAAGATTGGATAGATTTATTTATTCGTGGCCCCTTAACTTGGATGACAACACGACCAAATTACTTGAAAACGCTTCAGAAATGGCGATACAGCAGCAGGAGATGA
- a CDS encoding GerAB/ArcD/ProY family transporter translates to MSVFSLYDQKESPFGGIYVIFLVNRLQMIYFFLIMPTYLVYPYMVWGILALGIVSHLNLLILSKWFSSDFAKKGYLGFVQLFGQGMVRIFACVGVFLILIKISVIMLGYVEVYHQFIFSSVNPNWLILFVFIVIFYITYQGMENTIRFVVIVFFFTFWAIGLFVPFLFPPIAALHDLYPLIPVEWSRDSWKGLLLIWSALSGPEYLILLATWLKPNNKMKRNLAIGNAVTVFEYLFLFIASLFYYSSNFLSLSKFPVPNMLQYLESPVFERVDILLLTLHWLLVIFVIAIFMLVIFRAKGIIMGKWGKNPTLFGLVLSFIVVMVFIVIMNEWFWKSEQNLLLELQIWLGALTYTVVPFLLYVAVRLKERVNK, encoded by the coding sequence GTGTCAGTATTTTCTTTATATGATCAAAAAGAATCACCTTTTGGCGGAATATATGTCATTTTCCTCGTAAATCGCTTGCAAATGATATATTTCTTTTTAATCATGCCTACCTATCTTGTCTATCCCTATATGGTGTGGGGAATATTAGCTCTTGGTATAGTTTCACATCTTAATTTGTTAATCCTCTCAAAATGGTTTTCTTCAGACTTTGCCAAAAAGGGTTATCTAGGGTTTGTGCAGCTATTTGGCCAAGGTATGGTACGTATCTTTGCTTGTGTAGGAGTATTTCTTATTCTAATAAAGATATCTGTAATTATGCTTGGTTATGTAGAGGTTTATCATCAATTTATTTTCTCATCAGTAAATCCTAATTGGTTAATTCTGTTTGTGTTTATCGTTATTTTTTACATCACCTATCAAGGAATGGAAAATACCATACGCTTTGTTGTTATTGTTTTCTTTTTCACGTTTTGGGCAATTGGATTATTTGTTCCTTTTTTATTTCCGCCAATTGCTGCATTACACGATTTGTATCCCTTGATTCCTGTTGAGTGGTCACGTGATTCCTGGAAAGGGTTATTGTTAATTTGGTCAGCGTTGTCCGGCCCTGAATATCTAATCTTACTTGCTACATGGTTAAAACCGAATAACAAAATGAAACGTAATCTGGCGATTGGGAATGCAGTCACTGTGTTCGAGTATTTGTTTTTGTTTATTGCATCTCTATTTTATTATAGTTCGAATTTTTTAAGCTTAAGCAAATTTCCAGTTCCTAATATGCTGCAATACCTTGAATCTCCTGTTTTTGAGCGAGTCGATATTTTACTACTTACATTACATTGGTTGCTTGTCATATTTGTTATAGCAATATTCATGTTAGTTATTTTTAGAGCAAAAGGGATTATTATGGGAAAATGGGGAAAAAACCCGACTCTGTTTGGTTTGGTGCTGAGTTTTATCGTTGTTATGGTTTTTATAGTTATAATGAATGAATGGTTTTGGAAATCCGAACAGAACTTATTACTTGAGCTTCAGATTTGGTTAGGTGCACTAACATACACCGTTGTTCCTTTTCTTCTTTATGTAGCAGTTAGATTAAAGGAGCGTGTCAACAAATGA
- a CDS encoding Ger(x)C family spore germination protein, whose translation MIRYIHLKILHMLCCCVLLAGCSPFIENNTIEEIAPVIFWSISQGQNDKIKINTVVPPMIQEKKQLLSMEVDLLKEGEKEFNLIYYRELKSGQLRMVLINEELARQGINSLINTFLTDPDIHQRLYLAIVKGDFEKYIENQIDKQENLDYFLYQMFKHYEEQGNMSIVNLHQFKNKLYSPVADPFLPVFKTTETDFIYEGTAFFSKDKLIASIKHMDEQIFQLIGHKYYLKNLTIPGLSVSLGQVRAHVKTELSQDLSTLSVIVNLNGRIEEYRGDKNILEPDNLEALNHEIELYLAEQTKGLLDNMQKWQVDPLEIGTLSLHPLKKPLSEQEWKESWDKMKITVGYDIYLEPLMNTKD comes from the coding sequence ATGATTCGATATATTCATTTGAAAATATTACATATGCTTTGCTGTTGTGTGCTATTAGCTGGATGCTCACCATTTATTGAAAACAACACAATTGAAGAGATTGCACCAGTCATTTTTTGGTCAATTAGTCAAGGGCAAAATGATAAAATTAAAATTAATACGGTTGTGCCTCCGATGATCCAAGAGAAAAAGCAATTGTTATCTATGGAGGTTGACTTGTTAAAGGAAGGGGAAAAAGAATTTAATCTCATTTATTATCGTGAGTTAAAGTCAGGTCAACTTAGGATGGTGCTAATCAACGAAGAGCTTGCCAGGCAAGGAATAAATTCTTTAATAAATACCTTTTTAACTGACCCTGATATCCATCAAAGACTTTACTTGGCCATAGTAAAAGGAGATTTTGAAAAATATATCGAGAATCAAATCGATAAGCAAGAGAACCTTGATTATTTTCTCTATCAAATGTTTAAGCATTATGAAGAACAAGGGAATATGAGTATCGTCAATTTACATCAATTTAAGAACAAATTATATTCACCCGTAGCTGATCCCTTTCTTCCCGTATTTAAAACGACTGAGACAGATTTTATATACGAAGGTACTGCTTTTTTTAGCAAGGATAAGCTAATCGCTTCCATTAAACATATGGATGAGCAAATCTTTCAGCTGATTGGCCATAAATATTATTTAAAGAACCTAACTATCCCAGGATTATCTGTTTCCCTAGGTCAGGTACGAGCTCATGTTAAAACGGAACTGAGTCAAGATTTATCAACACTGTCAGTTATAGTTAATCTTAATGGAAGAATCGAAGAATACCGTGGAGATAAAAATATACTTGAGCCTGATAACTTAGAAGCACTAAACCATGAGATTGAACTCTATTTAGCAGAACAGACCAAAGGATTGTTAGATAATATGCAAAAATGGCAGGTAGATCCGTTAGAGATTGGGACACTCTCGCTTCATCCATTAAAAAAACCATTATCTGAGCAAGAGTGGAAAGAAAGCTGGGACAAAATGAAAATAACTGTTGGATATGATATATATTTAGAGCCTCTAATGAATACAAAGGATTAA
- a CDS encoding IS256 family transposase: MQDYGNKTIMELAKECRTVEDVHAMLKNLFKDTIQEVFEAEIENQLGYKKHESQGDHTGNSRNGYSKKTLKTKFGNTKLEVPRDRNGEYEPQIIKKYETTANGLEDQIVALYAKGMSTRDIESHMNDIYGIDVSPTMVSKVTDKIMPLITEWQSRPLDRVYPIVFLDAIHFKVRKDNRIINKAAYSVLGITVSGHKEILGIWIGENESASFWLGVCTDLKNRGVEDILIACKDGLSGFSEAINSVFPQTEIQLCVIHQIRNSMKYVSYKEQKQVMADLKKVYQALTMEEAELAFEEFKEKWGKKHPIIIRSWEANWIELTAYFAYPPAIRKMIYTTNIIEGYHRQLRKVTKTKTAYPTDEALRKIIYLATMEVSKKWTMPLIGWKECISQLAIYFEDRLKSELSA; this comes from the coding sequence ATGCAAGACTATGGAAACAAAACAATTATGGAATTGGCAAAAGAATGCCGTACTGTTGAAGATGTCCACGCCATGTTAAAAAACTTATTTAAGGATACAATTCAAGAGGTTTTTGAAGCTGAAATAGAAAATCAGTTAGGCTATAAAAAGCACGAATCTCAAGGAGATCATACAGGGAATAGTAGAAATGGCTATAGTAAGAAAACATTAAAAACCAAGTTTGGGAATACAAAATTAGAGGTTCCGAGAGATCGTAATGGTGAGTATGAACCACAAATTATTAAGAAGTATGAAACAACGGCGAACGGACTTGAAGATCAAATTGTCGCTCTTTACGCTAAAGGTATGTCGACTAGGGATATTGAATCTCACATGAATGATATCTATGGCATAGATGTCTCTCCTACGATGGTTAGTAAAGTAACAGATAAAATTATGCCATTAATTACAGAGTGGCAATCGCGTCCTTTAGATCGTGTATATCCGATTGTTTTTTTAGACGCCATTCACTTTAAGGTGCGTAAAGACAACCGAATTATCAATAAGGCTGCGTATAGTGTTTTAGGTATAACTGTCTCAGGTCATAAAGAAATTCTCGGCATTTGGATCGGCGAGAATGAGAGTGCCAGCTTTTGGCTAGGCGTATGTACAGACTTGAAAAATCGAGGGGTTGAGGACATCTTGATTGCTTGTAAAGATGGTCTTTCAGGTTTTTCTGAAGCTATTAATTCCGTCTTTCCTCAAACGGAAATTCAACTATGTGTAATCCATCAAATTCGTAACTCTATGAAATATGTTTCATACAAAGAACAAAAGCAAGTGATGGCAGATTTAAAGAAAGTCTATCAAGCTTTAACGATGGAAGAGGCCGAACTAGCCTTTGAAGAGTTTAAGGAAAAATGGGGCAAGAAGCACCCAATTATTATCAGGTCTTGGGAAGCGAACTGGATTGAGTTGACCGCTTATTTTGCTTATCCACCTGCCATTAGAAAAATGATTTATACCACCAATATTATTGAAGGTTATCATAGACAGCTACGAAAAGTAACCAAAACAAAAACAGCCTATCCAACGGATGAGGCTTTAAGGAAAATTATTTATTTAGCTACCATGGAAGTATCAAAAAAATGGACTATGCCCCTAATAGGTTGGAAAGAATGTATATCACAGCTAGCCATTTATTTTGAAGATCGGCTTAAGTCGGAACTATCTGCATAG
- a CDS encoding protein-glutamine gamma-glutamyltransferase, with translation MSKVPSLQINEMGYDMIQVAGRPFSLASTMDLGRIERVIIRQMINSPELFSYFSMNELQFEINIRKNIMESAKEMNESQVTFTIFENASCNPAYWTLTNSGGFLLRPDVQPSDAILDIYENGSLYGFECATAIIIIYYRAILKSIGKHHFNSLFQNLYLYSWHTDPDLDLHIFYGNHVSPGDVVYFNNPEFHPNASWYRGLNAVVLSDETFFGHGFGIMTAEQIKEFLNSQRFPGSMQPAYLANLITRISPVTLQKLLSIQSNRSSYKNPKIVIHHNLCSISSIHYQFYLSNIYN, from the coding sequence TTGTCGAAGGTACCATCTCTTCAAATAAATGAAATGGGGTATGACATGATACAAGTAGCTGGAAGGCCATTTTCACTAGCTAGCACGATGGACCTCGGAAGGATAGAAAGAGTAATCATTCGACAAATGATTAATTCTCCTGAATTGTTTTCCTATTTTTCTATGAATGAACTTCAATTTGAAATTAACATTCGCAAAAATATTATGGAAAGTGCAAAAGAGATGAATGAGAGTCAAGTGACGTTTACGATCTTTGAAAATGCGAGTTGTAATCCTGCCTACTGGACTTTGACAAACTCAGGTGGCTTTTTGTTAAGGCCAGATGTGCAGCCATCTGATGCCATTCTAGACATTTACGAGAATGGTTCCCTTTATGGATTTGAATGCGCGACAGCAATTATTATCATTTATTATCGTGCCATTTTAAAAAGTATCGGGAAACATCATTTTAATTCTCTATTCCAAAACCTCTATTTATACAGCTGGCATACAGATCCTGACTTAGATTTACACATCTTCTATGGAAATCATGTTTCACCTGGAGATGTGGTGTATTTTAACAATCCTGAATTTCATCCAAATGCGTCATGGTATCGAGGATTAAATGCCGTCGTGTTGAGCGATGAAACGTTTTTTGGGCATGGGTTTGGAATTATGACTGCTGAACAAATAAAAGAATTTTTAAATTCACAAAGATTTCCAGGAAGTATGCAGCCTGCATACTTAGCAAATTTAATCACAAGAATATCTCCTGTAACGCTGCAAAAACTTTTATCGATACAAAGTAACCGTTCCTCTTATAAAAATCCTAAAATTGTCATACATCATAATCTTTGTTCCATTTCCAGTATTCATTATCAGTTTTATCTTTCAAACATTTATAACTAA
- a CDS encoding YjcZ family sporulation protein: MYASANIPPNMMAGANIPPNIPPTMVAGVMDAPMPYHTAPAYGYGYAAPTRGYGFTLIVVLFILLIIVGCSFPKPKC, translated from the coding sequence ATGTATGCTAGCGCAAATATACCGCCTAATATGATGGCAGGAGCAAATATACCACCAAATATACCGCCTACAATGGTGGCTGGCGTAATGGATGCACCGATGCCATATCATACTGCCCCTGCTTACGGATATGGTTATGCTGCTCCTACTCGTGGGTACGGCTTTACATTAATTGTTGTGTTGTTTATTTTATTAATCATTGTAGGATGTAGTTTTCCTAAACCTAAATGCTAA